One window from the genome of Phycisphaerales bacterium encodes:
- a CDS encoding saccharopine dehydrogenase NADP-binding domain-containing protein, whose amino-acid sequence MNRAIILGGGMVGSVMAIDLAADSRFDVTVADQREPALQRLARRVPDVRTLQADLSSAAAVRELVGGYDIVLGALSSAIGFQTLRAVIEAGRNYCDISFMPEDAIELDQLARERGVTAVVDNGVAPGMSNMFVGWAQSQLDDIESVKIYVGGLPRERRWPFEYKAGFSPADVIEEYTRPSRIVENGQVVVRDALSEPELLDFDGIGTLEAFNTDGLRSLAHTIGAPNMVEKTLRYPGHIELMRVLRHLGLFSHEPIEVGAQRTRIKPIDVTTALLFPKWTYEPGEEDLTVMRVIVEGLRGTRRVRHTLDLFDVFDRTSGCTSMSRTTALPNTIIARRVAEGAFKRPGVNPPEFLGREPGLFEFVIEQLRQRGVTYHLDSVEVG is encoded by the coding sequence ATGAACAGGGCCATCATTCTCGGCGGCGGCATGGTGGGCAGCGTCATGGCCATCGACCTCGCTGCCGACAGCCGCTTTGACGTCACCGTCGCCGACCAGCGCGAGCCGGCGCTGCAGCGCCTCGCCCGGCGCGTGCCCGACGTCCGCACGCTGCAGGCGGATCTCTCCAGCGCCGCGGCCGTGCGCGAACTGGTGGGCGGCTACGACATCGTGCTGGGCGCGCTGTCGAGCGCCATCGGATTTCAGACCCTGCGCGCCGTCATCGAAGCCGGCAGGAACTACTGCGACATCTCGTTCATGCCCGAGGATGCGATCGAACTCGATCAACTCGCGAGGGAGCGAGGCGTGACGGCGGTGGTGGACAACGGCGTGGCGCCGGGCATGTCCAATATGTTCGTCGGCTGGGCCCAGTCCCAACTCGACGACATCGAGTCGGTGAAGATCTACGTCGGCGGCCTGCCGCGCGAGCGGCGCTGGCCCTTCGAATACAAGGCCGGTTTCTCGCCTGCCGACGTGATCGAAGAATACACCCGGCCCAGCCGCATCGTCGAGAACGGGCAGGTGGTTGTGCGTGACGCACTCAGCGAGCCGGAGCTGCTCGACTTCGACGGCATCGGCACACTCGAAGCATTCAACACCGACGGCTTGCGCAGCCTGGCCCATACCATCGGCGCGCCGAACATGGTCGAGAAGACGCTGCGCTACCCGGGCCACATTGAGCTCATGCGCGTGCTGCGCCACCTCGGGCTCTTCAGCCACGAGCCGATTGAAGTCGGCGCCCAGCGCACCAGGATCAAGCCGATTGACGTGACAACCGCCCTGCTCTTTCCCAAGTGGACCTATGAGCCGGGCGAGGAGGACCTGACCGTCATGCGCGTGATCGTCGAGGGCTTGCGCGGCACACGGCGCGTGCGGCACACGCTGGATCTGTTCGATGTGTTCGACCGCACCAGCGGGTGCACGTCGATGTCGCGCACCACCGCGCTGCCCAATACGATCATCGCGAGGCGGGTGGCGGAGGGCGCGTTCAAGAGGCCGGGGGTCAATCCGCCGGAGTTCCTCGGGCGCGAACCGGGGCTCTTCGAGTTCGTCATTGAGCAGTTGCGCCAGCGCGGCGTGACGTATCACCTCGACTCGGTTGAGGTCGGCTGA
- a CDS encoding DUF58 domain-containing protein yields MAALAQKREQPRRDDVRHFLETIDRLGDLHVIARTLVDGLRQGRHATPQRGGSTEFFDYRMYVPGDDARRVDWKLYGRTDRLYVRRHRRFADLTVQLIVDCSASMGFVGAASPLSKYRYAAMLAAALAMVTVRQGDRAALALAGESIVSAMPAGGTMEHLHRIIHELEGTAPAGLTRLPDCLLAAQRLLPQRRVVVILSDFLVERDELRPSLHPMAHAGCDVVALQVLTAEEMDLRGLGGGRFVDDETGLAVRSHAPSVLRDYQRLVREHTNSLRRDFHARGMGFHQARTTDDPVDTLRCMLRLGGLRM; encoded by the coding sequence ATGGCAGCGCTGGCCCAGAAGCGCGAACAGCCGCGACGCGATGACGTGCGGCACTTTCTCGAGACGATCGATCGTCTCGGAGATCTGCACGTGATCGCTCGCACTCTCGTCGATGGGCTGCGCCAGGGTCGCCACGCCACGCCGCAGCGCGGCGGCTCGACGGAGTTCTTCGACTATCGCATGTACGTACCGGGCGACGACGCGCGCCGCGTGGACTGGAAGCTCTACGGGCGAACCGACCGGCTCTACGTGCGGCGGCACCGGCGCTTCGCCGACCTGACGGTGCAACTCATCGTGGATTGTTCGGCGTCGATGGGTTTCGTCGGCGCCGCCTCGCCGCTGAGCAAATACCGATACGCGGCGATGCTGGCGGCGGCGCTGGCGATGGTGACCGTGCGCCAGGGCGACCGCGCTGCGCTGGCGCTCGCGGGCGAATCCATCGTCAGTGCGATGCCCGCGGGCGGCACCATGGAGCACCTGCATCGAATCATTCACGAGCTGGAGGGCACGGCGCCGGCCGGCCTGACCCGTCTGCCCGACTGCCTGCTGGCGGCGCAGCGGCTGCTGCCGCAGCGCCGCGTAGTGGTGATCCTGAGTGACTTTCTTGTCGAGCGCGACGAATTGCGACCAAGCCTGCACCCGATGGCGCACGCCGGCTGCGACGTCGTCGCCTTGCAGGTGCTCACGGCAGAGGAGATGGACCTGCGCGGCCTGGGGGGCGGGCGATTCGTCGATGACGAGACCGGTCTGGCCGTGCGCTCGCACGCGCCCAGCGTGCTGCGCGACTACCAGCGCCTCGTGCGCGAGCATACTAATTCGCTGCGGCGCGACTTTCACGCGCGGGGCATGGGCTTCCACCAGGCGCGGACCACTGATGACCCGGTGGACACCCTGCGGTGCATGCTGCGGCTGGGCGGTCTGAGAATGTAA
- a CDS encoding replication-associated recombination protein A: MADLWESRRREAHRKVEPLAVRMRPRTLDEFVGQQHFLGPGKLLRRMLDADRLTSLILHGPPGTGKTTLAEVLAKTTRSRFERANAAMVGVKEVRRVIDEAARAIELNGQRTVFFLDEIHRFNRAQQDVLLNDVERGIIILIGATTENPYFAVNSALVSRSTVFRFEPLTIEDVESVVRRAIQDRERGYGVLDLQVSDEAIHHWALMSDGDARRALGALEVAVLSTASEENREAASGSLVIDLRVAEESIQRKAIVYDATGDEHYDIISAFIKSMRGSDPDAAVYWLARMVVAGEDPLFIARRIAILASEDIGNADPRALQVAAAAYDIVERIGWPEAQLTLSQAAIYMAVAPKSNASAMAIWSACSDVKKGRTIEVPLHLRDTHYKGSAKLGHGEGYEYAHDHEGGIVAGQHLGVDKVYYEPTMSGFEARLSERLAEIRRAHRRQPGAGD; this comes from the coding sequence ATGGCGGATCTCTGGGAGTCGCGGCGGCGGGAGGCGCATCGGAAGGTCGAGCCGCTGGCGGTCCGCATGCGGCCGCGCACGCTCGATGAATTCGTCGGTCAGCAGCACTTTCTGGGTCCGGGCAAACTGCTGCGGCGCATGCTCGATGCCGACCGGCTCACGTCGCTGATTCTGCACGGCCCGCCGGGCACGGGCAAGACGACGCTGGCCGAGGTTCTGGCGAAGACGACGCGCAGCCGCTTCGAACGGGCCAACGCCGCGATGGTGGGCGTGAAGGAAGTGCGGCGCGTCATCGATGAGGCGGCGCGCGCCATCGAACTCAACGGCCAGCGCACGGTCTTCTTTCTCGATGAGATCCACCGCTTCAACCGCGCCCAGCAGGATGTGCTGCTCAATGACGTCGAGCGCGGCATCATCATCCTCATCGGCGCCACCACCGAGAATCCCTACTTCGCGGTCAACTCGGCGCTCGTCAGCCGCAGTACGGTCTTCCGCTTCGAACCGCTCACGATCGAAGACGTCGAGTCGGTGGTCCGGCGCGCCATCCAAGACCGCGAGCGCGGCTACGGGGTGCTCGATCTGCAGGTGAGCGACGAGGCAATCCACCACTGGGCCCTGATGTCCGACGGCGATGCGCGGCGGGCGCTGGGGGCACTCGAAGTGGCGGTGCTGTCCACGGCGAGTGAGGAGAATCGCGAAGCCGCCAGCGGATCACTGGTGATCGACCTGCGCGTCGCCGAGGAGTCGATCCAGCGCAAGGCGATCGTCTACGACGCGACGGGCGATGAGCACTACGACATCATCAGCGCGTTCATCAAGTCGATGCGCGGCAGCGATCCCGATGCGGCGGTGTACTGGCTGGCGCGGATGGTGGTCGCAGGCGAAGATCCGCTGTTCATCGCCCGGCGCATCGCGATCCTGGCGAGCGAAGACATCGGCAATGCCGATCCGCGGGCCCTGCAGGTCGCGGCGGCGGCGTACGACATTGTCGAGCGCATCGGCTGGCCCGAGGCGCAGCTCACGCTGTCGCAGGCGGCCATCTACATGGCCGTGGCGCCCAAGAGCAACGCTTCGGCCATGGCGATCTGGAGCGCCTGCAGCGATGTGAAGAAGGGCCGCACGATCGAAGTGCCGCTGCACCTGCGCGACACGCACTACAAGGGCAGCGCCAAACTCGGGCACGGCGAGGGCTACGAATACGCGCACGACCACGAAGGGGGCATCGTCGCGGGCCAGCACCTGGGTGTAGATAAGGTCTATTACGAGCCGACCATGAGCGGCTTTGAGGCACGCCTGAGCGAACGCCTCGCAGAGATCCGTCGGGCCCATCGCCGGCAACCGGGCGCCGGGGACTGA
- a CDS encoding diguanylate cyclase has translation MTGNNERSRVLIVDDSVDIHRLLKIRLRDQNLDIITASTAAEGLRLAREVLPELVLLDIDLPDKSGFEVLGDIKSDPATHDLAVIFVSGSVDSQDKVRGFDLGAVDYVTKPFDMAELRARVRSALRTQRLVRMLAQRAHLDGLTGLWNRAHLDVRLSECVDAARRHGRHLSLVMADIDHFKELNDTYGHPFGDHVLQEMANMLEEIARSEDIVCRYGGEEFAVILCETDHVEARGVAERFRSRIEGAIWQEHEQLRVTASFGVSSLSLLTIKSPEALLNSTDTALYEAKRTGRNHVVVAGPQEKVRLNAPHSRSA, from the coding sequence ATGACCGGCAACAACGAACGATCACGCGTGCTCATTGTGGACGACTCCGTCGACATCCATCGACTGCTCAAGATCAGGCTGCGCGATCAAAACCTCGACATTATCACCGCTTCGACCGCGGCCGAAGGGCTTCGCCTGGCGCGGGAAGTGCTGCCTGAACTGGTGCTGCTCGACATCGACCTGCCTGACAAATCCGGCTTTGAAGTGCTCGGCGATATCAAGTCCGACCCGGCGACCCACGACCTTGCCGTCATCTTCGTTTCCGGCTCGGTGGACAGCCAGGACAAGGTGCGCGGCTTCGACTTGGGCGCAGTCGATTATGTCACCAAGCCCTTCGACATGGCGGAACTCCGAGCCCGCGTGCGCTCCGCGCTGCGCACGCAGCGCCTGGTGCGGATGCTGGCCCAGCGGGCCCACCTCGACGGGCTGACGGGGCTGTGGAACCGCGCCCATCTCGACGTGCGCCTGAGCGAGTGTGTCGATGCCGCGCGCCGCCACGGCCGCCACCTCTCGCTGGTGATGGCGGACATCGATCACTTCAAGGAACTCAACGACACCTACGGCCATCCCTTCGGCGATCACGTCCTGCAGGAAATGGCGAACATGCTTGAGGAGATCGCGCGATCGGAAGACATCGTGTGCAGGTACGGCGGGGAAGAGTTCGCGGTCATCCTCTGCGAGACGGACCATGTCGAAGCGCGAGGCGTTGCGGAGCGATTCCGCAGCCGAATCGAAGGCGCCATCTGGCAGGAGCATGAGCAGCTGCGCGTCACGGCTTCGTTCGGCGTGTCCAGTCTTTCGCTGCTCACGATCAAGTCGCCCGAGGCGCTGCTCAACTCGACGGACACGGCCCTCTATGAAGCCAAGCGCACCGGCCGCAACCACGTCGTCGTCGCCGGGCCGCAGGAAAAGGTGCGCCTCAACGCGCCGCACTCGCGCTCGGCGTGA
- a CDS encoding Hpt domain-containing protein produces MAASAICFGGGIMAGKPTEILLSEFADDPDMAELVELFVSELPERLAVLRTGLESNALEQVQRIAHQLKGASGGYGFPLIGDCAARVEAAVKTGAALDQIRRCVDELSELCNRAAST; encoded by the coding sequence GTGGCTGCCTCCGCCATCTGCTTCGGGGGTGGAATCATGGCCGGAAAGCCAACAGAAATCCTGCTCAGCGAGTTCGCCGACGATCCGGACATGGCCGAACTCGTTGAACTGTTCGTGAGCGAACTGCCCGAGCGCCTCGCCGTGCTCCGCACGGGTCTCGAGTCCAACGCGCTCGAACAGGTGCAGCGCATCGCGCACCAACTCAAGGGCGCCAGCGGCGGCTACGGCTTTCCGCTCATCGGCGACTGCGCCGCCCGCGTCGAGGCTGCTGTGAAGACCGGCGCCGCCCTCGACCAGATCCGCCGCTGCGTCGATGAACTGTCCGAACTGTGCAATCGCGCCGCCTCGACGTGA
- the xylB gene encoding xylulokinase — MIESNHAPLLLGIDIGTTGAKVLLVDARDANAIAHRTVEYPLHMPRPNWCEQDPHDWWRATATAVRQVMESERLDPARIAGIGLSGQMHGLVALDAAGEVIRPAILWNDQRTAAECDIITQRLGEQRLIQLTGNIALTGFTAPKIIWMQRHEPEAHGRIASIMLPKDYIRYRMSGERFTDVADASGTLLLDVAHRAWSSEMLDALQVPRAWLPTVTESDVASTRLGAEAARELGLLAGTPIAAGGGDQAAQAVGSGIVEEGMVCVTIGTSGVVFAPTAAYRPEPRGRLHAFCHAVPGMWHLMGVMLSAGGSLRWFRDLLGDEFNEHSCYLGKDPYDLLTEEASHIAPGADGLIFLPYLTGERTPHNDPNARGVFCGLSLHHRRPHLARAVLEGITFGLRDSLDLLVQSGVQPREIRVSGGGARSAMWRQMIADVFDAPVTACESPHGAAMGAALLAGVAAGCFESVPAASSLLRLHAQCTAPGPAAAAYAPILERYRGLYPALAGRF; from the coding sequence GTGATCGAATCGAATCACGCACCGCTTCTCCTCGGCATCGACATCGGCACGACGGGCGCGAAGGTGCTGCTCGTCGATGCGCGCGACGCGAACGCCATCGCGCACCGCACCGTCGAGTATCCGCTGCACATGCCAAGGCCCAACTGGTGCGAGCAGGATCCGCACGACTGGTGGCGCGCTACGGCAACGGCCGTGCGCCAGGTGATGGAGAGCGAGCGCCTCGATCCGGCCCGCATCGCCGGCATCGGCCTGAGCGGGCAGATGCACGGCCTGGTCGCGCTCGATGCCGCGGGCGAGGTGATCCGGCCGGCGATTCTCTGGAACGATCAGCGCACCGCCGCCGAATGCGACATCATCACGCAGCGGCTCGGCGAGCAGCGCCTCATTCAACTCACCGGCAACATCGCGCTGACCGGCTTCACCGCGCCCAAGATCATCTGGATGCAGCGCCATGAGCCCGAGGCGCACGGCCGCATCGCCTCGATCATGCTGCCCAAGGATTACATCCGCTACCGGATGAGCGGAGAGCGCTTCACCGACGTCGCCGACGCATCCGGCACGCTGCTGCTCGACGTGGCGCACCGCGCGTGGTCGAGCGAGATGCTCGACGCGCTGCAGGTGCCGCGCGCCTGGCTGCCGACGGTGACCGAGAGCGACGTAGCCTCGACGCGGCTGGGCGCCGAAGCGGCGCGCGAACTGGGCCTGCTCGCAGGCACGCCCATTGCCGCTGGAGGCGGCGACCAGGCGGCACAGGCCGTGGGCTCGGGCATCGTCGAAGAGGGAATGGTGTGCGTTACCATCGGCACTTCCGGCGTCGTCTTCGCGCCGACGGCGGCCTATCGACCCGAGCCGCGCGGCCGTTTGCACGCCTTCTGCCACGCGGTGCCCGGCATGTGGCACCTCATGGGCGTCATGCTCAGCGCCGGCGGCAGTCTCCGCTGGTTTCGCGATCTGCTCGGCGACGAGTTCAACGAGCACTCGTGCTACCTCGGCAAGGACCCGTACGATCTGCTCACCGAAGAAGCGAGCCACATCGCGCCCGGCGCCGACGGGTTGATCTTTCTGCCGTACCTCACCGGCGAGCGCACGCCGCACAACGATCCCAATGCGCGCGGCGTGTTCTGCGGCCTGTCGCTGCATCACCGCCGGCCGCACCTGGCGCGGGCGGTGCTTGAGGGCATCACCTTCGGCCTGCGCGACAGTCTTGATCTGCTGGTTCAGTCAGGCGTGCAGCCCCGCGAGATCCGCGTGTCGGGCGGCGGCGCGCGGAGCGCGATGTGGCGGCAGATGATCGCCGACGTCTTTGATGCGCCGGTGACGGCGTGCGAATCGCCCCACGGAGCGGCGATGGGCGCGGCGCTGCTCGCGGGCGTCGCCGCCGGCTGCTTCGAGAGCGTGCCCGCCGCGTCGAGCCTGCTCCGCCTCCACGCCCAGTGCACCGCGCCGGGGCCGGCCGCGGCGGCGTACGCGCCGATCCTCGAGCGCTACCGCGGGCTCTACCCGGCCCTTGCGGGCCGCTTCTGA
- a CDS encoding TIM barrel protein, with the protein MPMLDLRSQAVRRDPAAMLRHLQSFNLDLKFSAGIWFFSPAHSRFHAKYQPDRTIEERLDIAATLADHGLGALEAHYPNEINEDNVELWKAFSRDTGIRLLTVIPLLFWDEQFEWGSLSSPLKEPRRNAIERTKGALRMNRQLDTDFAVVWPGIDGYENPFGVDFAAMRDRFAEGLAEAMDAEPGVRIAFEPKPYEPRGRILYGTTPEGVLLGQQVELMLKAKENRRLLDDGHKLVCMNPEVGHVLMGFEDLAYAFSWPLSEGRLAHSHWNSQPLGNYDQDLNVSVLSPEQTEALLYTMKMYGYTGYFGIDINPERMPVEIGLRNSMDALRAANDRINGLDHEAILFSHEHPDESRGWLEAHLIRARAGHAASLRPVKRPL; encoded by the coding sequence ATGCCCATGCTCGATTTGCGTTCGCAGGCTGTTCGTCGGGACCCGGCGGCGATGCTCAGGCATCTTCAGTCGTTCAATCTCGATCTCAAGTTCTCCGCGGGGATCTGGTTTTTCTCGCCGGCACATAGCCGCTTTCACGCGAAGTACCAGCCGGATCGCACCATCGAGGAGCGACTGGACATCGCGGCGACGCTCGCGGACCACGGCCTGGGCGCGCTCGAAGCGCATTACCCCAACGAGATCAACGAAGACAACGTCGAACTGTGGAAGGCGTTCAGCCGCGACACGGGCATTCGATTGCTGACCGTCATTCCGCTGCTCTTCTGGGATGAGCAGTTCGAGTGGGGTTCGCTTTCGAGCCCGCTCAAAGAGCCGCGGCGCAATGCGATCGAGCGCACCAAGGGTGCGCTGCGGATGAATCGTCAACTTGACACGGACTTTGCCGTGGTGTGGCCGGGCATCGACGGGTATGAGAATCCGTTCGGCGTGGACTTTGCGGCGATGCGCGATCGGTTTGCCGAAGGTCTGGCCGAGGCGATGGACGCCGAGCCGGGCGTGCGCATTGCGTTCGAGCCCAAACCCTACGAGCCGCGCGGCCGGATTCTCTATGGCACGACGCCCGAGGGCGTGCTGCTCGGCCAACAGGTTGAGTTGATGCTCAAGGCGAAAGAGAATCGCCGCCTGCTCGATGATGGCCACAAACTCGTCTGCATGAATCCCGAAGTCGGCCACGTGCTCATGGGCTTTGAAGACCTCGCGTATGCGTTCAGCTGGCCGCTCAGCGAAGGTAGGCTCGCGCACAGTCACTGGAACAGCCAGCCGCTTGGCAACTACGACCAGGATCTCAACGTCAGTGTGCTTTCACCCGAGCAGACCGAGGCATTGCTGTACACGATGAAGATGTACGGCTATACCGGGTATTTCGGCATCGACATCAACCCGGAGCGCATGCCGGTCGAAATCGGTCTGCGCAACTCGATGGATGCCTTGCGGGCCGCCAATGATCGCATCAACGGGCTGGATCATGAGGCGATTCTCTTCTCGCACGAGCACCCGGATGAGTCGCGCGGCTGGCTGGAGGCGCACCTGATCCGCGCGCGGGCGGGCCACGCCGCGTCACTGCGGCCGGTGAAGCGGCCATTATGA